The segment GGCTCGATCGGAACCGGATTCGCCGTAGGTACGGGAGCAGGTTCGGGCGGGTTCGAGATGACCGGAATCGAACTCGCAGGTGCAGGTGCAGGCGTAGGGGTCGTGGGTGCCACTGTGGTCGACTCCACGAGTGTCGGAGTCGGTGTCGACGGCGACATGGGCTCGGGCTCGTCGCCCGTGCCGATTGCGATCCAGACGATCGCCGCTCCCAGCGAAACGAACAGAGTTGCTGCCGCCGGGATGATCCATGCTCGGCGCGCAGATTTCGCGTCGGTGGACGCTGGAACTGCCGGGTGCGCAACCATGTTCGTGGGCTCGACGGGCATAGCGGCGGTGCGGGGAAGAAGAGTCGCCCTGTGCGAGATCCCGCGCAATCGGTGGGCGACCGCAGCTGCGGTCGGTCGATCCTCCGGGCGTCTGGATGTCATCTCCGTCAACAGAGCGTGCCAGTCCGATCCGAGCCCCTCGGGGACGCTGGGATCGCGGTGCAGGCGCGCCACCGCTGCTGCCACGGCGCTTCCCTCGAATGCCATTGTGCCGGTGAGGCACTCGATGAGAACGAGCCCCAGTGTGTAGATGTCCGTCGGTGGGCCTGCCGAAGTGCCCGTCGCCTGCTCCGGGCTGAGGTAGTGCGCAGTACCGACCGTGGTGCCGTGTTCGGTGAGTCGTTCGGCGTCGACGATACGGGCGATGCCGAAATCGGCAAGTTTGGCGCACTGTCCCACACCGACGTCCGGCGCCTGCGCAACGAGGATGTTGGCGGGCTTGATGTCGCGATGCATCACACCCTGATCGTGAATGTAGGCGAGAGCCTCCGCCAGCTCGCATCCGATTCGCGCGACGTGGGCACCGTCCATTGTTCGGCCCTGGCGATACGCACTCAACGTCGGACCGTCGATCAGCTCCATCACCAGGTACGGCACCGGCATCCCGCCGGCATCGAGTGCAGTGCCCGCGTCGTACAGCGTCACCAGACCAGGGTGCGACAGCGACGCGAGAGTCCGAATTTCTGCATCGATGCGCTGGGCAGTGTCCGGCGGCTCACCGTGGCGGAATATCTTCACCGCTACCGATCGGCCGAGAACGTGGTCGGCGGCGTGCACCACGTCGGCCATTCCGCCGCGCCCCAACACCGTGCCCAGCCGGTATCGACCCGCGAAGAGGTGGTCGTGAGGGGCACCGGGACGAGAGTCCGCTTCCACCATCGGTCACCGCCGTTCGTCGAGTCCTTGGAGCACCTTATAGCCAAAGAATCGACGGGCAGACCGCAGTCGGGTATCGACATCACGGTGCGGTCGGGCATGATGATGCCCCGGGTGGGGACCGATCGAGCAGTTTCGAGGGAGGTCCACCCATGCACCGACGTTCGACGGGTGCCGAGATTTCGCCGATGTCGGTCGATATCACGTCGGTCTATCAGCCGATCGTCACGCTGGACGGACGCGTCGTCGTGGGTTACGAAGCGTTGGTGCGGACCTGTGGAGACGGTTCCCTGATTCCGCCGCCGGAACTGCTGCGCGTGGCTCGGGAACAGGGCGTCACTGCCGATTTCGATTGGCGGTGCCGACTCAGCGCGCTGCGCGGTGCCGTCGACTCCGGCTATCCCGACCAGCTCGCACTGTTCGTCAATGCCGAACCCATCGCCCTCGATGCACCGCCTCCTCGGGACTACCTACCGATTCTCGCCGACGCGTCGCGGCTGTCCATCTTCGTCGAAATCACCGAGCGAGACCTGATGGGTGATCCGGCCGGTCTGCTGAGGGCGGCCGAGCACGCTCGAAACCTGGGGTGGCGAGTCGCCATCGACGATGTGGGGGCAGATTCGTCCAGCCTGGCGCTGATCCCACTGCTGCGTCCCGATGTGATCAAGCTGGACATGGCACTCGTACAGGGGCATTCGAGCAACGAGACCGCCGCGATCGTCGCTGCCGTCGCCGCCGAGGCCGAACGCACCGGTGCGCTGGTCCTGGCCGAGGGAATCGAAACCGAGCAACACGAGAGTTGTGCGCGAGCCATGGGCGCCGTTCTCGGTCAGGGATACCTCTACGGCGCACCGGACGCTCTCCCGGACTTCGGTGAGGTGCAGGGGCCGGCCCGTTCGCTCGAGCTGGATGGAACGGTGACCGTGCGTGCCCCCGTGGCGGTCACGCCGTACGGCCTCACTCATGTGCTCGGCGCTCGCAGGCACGCGGATTCGACTCTGCTCGACGCGATCGAGAACAGTTTGCTGCACAGTGCGTACGGGACCGGTTCCTCGACCGTCGTACTGGCGACGGTGAGCGCGTCCACCGGCCTGACGCCTGCGCGCGAAGCGATCTTCGAAGACCTTGCTGCACGTACCGCGCTGACGGCGGTCTTCGACTCCCATGCCGCCCCGCCCGCCGCCGGCTTCCGGACCGTGGTCGTGGGCGCGGACGAACCGTTGGCGCTGGAACGGTCGATCGTGATCGTGGCTCCTATGTCGAGCGTGGCGCTCATCGCGGTCGAGCGAGGTACGGCCGAGGACGGCACCCCGATGTACGACTACCGCCTCACCTACGACCGCCATGTCGTACTGGATGCTGCAACAGTGCTTTTGAGGCGAATCCCGGCCAGATCTGCGGAGTGAGTCTCCGGCCTCGGTCAAGATCACGTAAATTATCTCGCGAAATTCGGTAAATCGCGTCCTCTGCCGTCCACGTGCTGTTCACTCGAAGCCATGAGCTCTCACCCCCTCGCAACCGATTTACTGGCCGCGGACGGAGGCACGATCAGCTCCATCGAGACGGCGATCAACAATGCCTTCGATCCGATCTCCGCTGCCGTGTCGAATGTCGTCTTCTTCACCGTGAATATCGGTGGAGCCGCCGTCCCGCTGATCGTCCTCTGGCTCATCGTCGGTGCCGTCGTCTTCACGGTGGCGTTCAAGTTCATCCAGGTCCGCGGAATCAAACGTGCGTTGATTCTCGTCAGCGGCAAGGAGGACGAGGCGGACGCGCCCGGTGAAGTCAGCCACTTCAGAGCGCTCACCGCCGCAGTGTCCGGAACCGTCGGGCTCGGCAACATCGCCGGTGTAGCCGTCGCAGTGACGCTCGGTGGACCGGGTGCCACCCTGTGGATGATCCTCGCCGGCTTGTTGGGCATGGCATCGAAGTTCGTCGAGTGCACACTCGGCGTGAAGTATCGCGACATCAACGAGGACGGCACCGTCTCCGGTGGGCCCATGAAGTACCTGACCAAGGGTCTCGCAGAGCGGGGACTTGCCAAGGTCGGCAAGGTCATGGCCGTCTTCTACGCCATCGTCATCACGTTCTTCGCCATCAGCGGCGGAAACATGTTCCAGGCCAATCAGACGTACGCGCAGGTCCGTTCGGTCACCGGCGGCGACGACGGCTTCCTCGGCTCCGACGGAGCCAAGGCAGTCTTCGGTATCGTCATCGCGCTGATCATCGGACTGGTCATCATCGGCGGCATGAAGTCGATCTCGGCGGTCACTGCCAAGCTGGTGCCGACCATGGCGCTGGTCTACATCGTCGCGTGCGGCGTCGTCATCGCCGTCAACTTCCGTTCGGTCCCCACGGCGTTCACCGCGATCTTCGAGGGTGCGTTCTCGCCCGAGGGTGTGGCCGGCGGTGTACTCGGCGTCATGATCATCGGATTCCAGCGCGCCGCGTTCTCGAACGAGGCCGGACTGGGTTCGGCTGCCATCGCGCACTCGGCCGTCAAGACCAGGCATCCGGTCACCGAGGGCTTCGTGGCCATGCTCGAACCCTTCATCGACACGGTCGTCATCTGTACCGCGACGGCACTGACCATCGTGATCGCCAATACCGTCACCTGGCAGGACCAGCGGGCGATCGTCGCCGAGACGGGCGAGCTTCCCGCCGGAGGTGTCACCCTCACGTCCGACGCTTTCGAGACCGTGCTGCCGTGGTTCCCGTACGTACTGACGGTTGCAGTCGCGCTGTTCGCACTGTCCACTGCCATCACCTGGGCCTACTACGGGCTGCAGGCGTGGACGTCGCTGTTCGGACGCAGCCGCCTGTCGCGCAGCTTCTTCAACATCATGTTCTGCGTGTTCACCGTCATCGGAACTGTGCTGTCGCTCGGTTCGGTGCTCGACTTCGCCGACGCGACCCTGTTCCTGCTGGCGCTGGTCAACATCACGGGCCTGTACTTGCTGTTG is part of the Rhodococcus sp. SBT000017 genome and harbors:
- a CDS encoding serine/threonine-protein kinase; this encodes MVEADSRPGAPHDHLFAGRYRLGTVLGRGGMADVVHAADHVLGRSVAVKIFRHGEPPDTAQRIDAEIRTLASLSHPGLVTLYDAGTALDAGGMPVPYLVMELIDGPTLSAYRQGRTMDGAHVARIGCELAEALAYIHDQGVMHRDIKPANILVAQAPDVGVGQCAKLADFGIARIVDAERLTEHGTTVGTAHYLSPEQATGTSAGPPTDIYTLGLVLIECLTGTMAFEGSAVAAAVARLHRDPSVPEGLGSDWHALLTEMTSRRPEDRPTAAAVAHRLRGISHRATLLPRTAAMPVEPTNMVAHPAVPASTDAKSARRAWIIPAAATLFVSLGAAIVWIAIGTGDEPEPMSPSTPTPTLVESTTVAPTTPTPAPAPASSIPVISNPPEPAPVPTANPVPIEPAAPAPLPPGNSNGNSGNGNGNSGNGNSGNGNSNGNGNSGNGNSGRGN
- a CDS encoding EAL domain-containing protein, which produces MHRRSTGAEISPMSVDITSVYQPIVTLDGRVVVGYEALVRTCGDGSLIPPPELLRVAREQGVTADFDWRCRLSALRGAVDSGYPDQLALFVNAEPIALDAPPPRDYLPILADASRLSIFVEITERDLMGDPAGLLRAAEHARNLGWRVAIDDVGADSSSLALIPLLRPDVIKLDMALVQGHSSNETAAIVAAVAAEAERTGALVLAEGIETEQHESCARAMGAVLGQGYLYGAPDALPDFGEVQGPARSLELDGTVTVRAPVAVTPYGLTHVLGARRHADSTLLDAIENSLLHSAYGTGSSTVVLATVSASTGLTPAREAIFEDLAARTALTAVFDSHAAPPAAGFRTVVVGADEPLALERSIVIVAPMSSVALIAVERGTAEDGTPMYDYRLTYDRHVVLDAATVLLRRIPARSAE
- a CDS encoding sodium:alanine symporter family protein, encoding MSSHPLATDLLAADGGTISSIETAINNAFDPISAAVSNVVFFTVNIGGAAVPLIVLWLIVGAVVFTVAFKFIQVRGIKRALILVSGKEDEADAPGEVSHFRALTAAVSGTVGLGNIAGVAVAVTLGGPGATLWMILAGLLGMASKFVECTLGVKYRDINEDGTVSGGPMKYLTKGLAERGLAKVGKVMAVFYAIVITFFAISGGNMFQANQTYAQVRSVTGGDDGFLGSDGAKAVFGIVIALIIGLVIIGGMKSISAVTAKLVPTMALVYIVACGVVIAVNFRSVPTAFTAIFEGAFSPEGVAGGVLGVMIIGFQRAAFSNEAGLGSAAIAHSAVKTRHPVTEGFVAMLEPFIDTVVICTATALTIVIANTVTWQDQRAIVAETGELPAGGVTLTSDAFETVLPWFPYVLTVAVALFALSTAITWAYYGLQAWTSLFGRSRLSRSFFNIMFCVFTVIGTVLSLGSVLDFADATLFLLALVNITGLYLLLPVVKRELSEYLAMRRGEPDKVDAEV